TATAAAAAGCGACGAAGCACGACAAGCGGAAATAGAGCGCAATATACGATCGATTGCGGCGGCCGCTCAGCAATTCCGCATCTACGCGCTTATCGGAGAGGGTATAGATCCCGACAAGCGAGTCGATTTTACAAAATACGAAAAGCTGACGAATCGTACGTCCGACGAACTGTCGGATATCGTCAACTCGTCGTTCGCAGCTATGACTGCAGGAATTTTGCGACGGCAAAACGACGTCAAAGCGCTTTACACGAGCGGAGGCGATATAACGCTCGCCGTCTACGATGCGCTTCGCGTATCGAGCATCAAGCTGCATACGGAAGTGCTGCCGCTTGCCGCCTACGGAGAACTGTGCGGGGGAGAATTCGACGGTTTGAAAGTGATTACAAAGGGCGGCATGGCCGGCGATAAATATGCGCTCAAAGACTGCATCGCGTATTTGACTACGCATATTTAAATGGTGCCGCCTGAGCGCATCGGGCATGATCGGGCGCATCTTCGGAAAGCTGCAGCGTTGTGCAGCCGTAGAGAAATTATTAATTTGAAAACAATTTTAAGGGGGAAAATACTATGGCAAGACCTTTTATTGCGATTCCGATCGGAGACCCCGCAGGTATCGGGCCGGAAATCGTTGCGAAAGCCGTCGCGGACAAAGACACGTGTGCCGCGGCAAAATGCGTCGTGATCGGCGACAAAAAAATCATGGAAGGCGCGATACGGATTACCAAAGTGCCGCTTTCGATACGCTGCATCGAAAATCCCGAAGACGGCGACTACCGCGAAAACGTACTCAACCTCATCGACTTCGACAATATCGATATGGCAAGGTTTAAAATCGGTAAAGTCGACGGCATGTGCGGAAAAGCCGCATACGATTATATCGAAAAAAGCATTTCGCTCGCGATGGAACATAAAGTCGCGGCCGTCGCTACGACTCCGATCAACAAAGAAGCGCTCAAAGCGGGAGGCGTACCCTTTATCGGCCACACGGAAATCTTCGGAGCGCTGACGCACACGAGCGATCCGCTTACGATGTTCGAAGTGCGCGGCCTGCGCGTTTTCTTTTTGACGCGGCACGTATCTCTCATCGAAGCGTGCAAGATGGTAAAAAAAGAGCGCATCATCGATTACGTAAAGCGCTGTCTCGACGCGCTCAAAAAACTCGGCGTGACCGAAGGCACGATGGCCGTCGCGGGATTGAATCCGCATTCGGGCGAACACGGACTGTTCGGAACCGAAGAAGTGACGGATGTAACGCCTGCGGTCGAAGCGCTCCAAAAAGAGGGTTATCCCGTCGCAGGCCCCGTCGGAGCGGATTCCGTCTTCCATCTCGCGCTCACCGGCAAATTCAACAGCGTCCTCTCGCTCTACCACGATCAGGGACACATCGCGACGAAAACGCTCGATTTCGAGCGTACGATTTCGGTTACCGGCGGCATGCCGATTCTCCGCACGTCCGTCGATCACGGCACTGCAATGGACATTGCCGGCACGGGAAAGGCGAGTGCGGTGAGTATGATAGAAGCGATCCGCCTCGCGGTAAAGTATTCGCCGAATTTTATTAACGGGTGATTATGCGGATTGGAGCCGTATAACATAACAACGTTTTATAGGAGGTACGATAAAAAGCGCCGTCCGAAATAGCGCCGTCGCTGGAGTCTAGAGCCGAAAAACACTGAAGCGTTTTTCTTTTATCGGAAACACTCGCGATTTCTGTGCATTGCTCGAAATCGCAGCGTTCTTATCTCGAGTTTGCGTGGATGTTTGCAGAAGCCGTGTATAAGTGCTATCTCGATAAAAATCGTATGAGTACAATACACTGTATTTGCAAACTCGACTATTAAACGTGTGCGCTTATGCGCACGGCTAAAAACTTTTTCGGAAATTGATATTTCCTGCAAAAGTTTTTATAGGAGGAAGTATGGGAGACATTTCGGGAGCACAGATGCTCTTAGGACTCGGGATCGGACTATTAGTGCTGATTCTGCTCATTCTCAAAACGAAAGTCCACGTGTTTATCGCGTTGATTATCGCATCGTGTATCATCGGACTTGCAGGCGGCATGGCGCCGACGGCGATCGCGGGGACGATCACGAAGGGCTTCGGCGGAACGCTCGGCGGAATCGGTATCATCATCGGCTTGGGCGTCATGATGGGACAGATCTTCGAAGCGTCGGGAGCTGCGGAGCGCATGGCAAGGGTTTTTCTTAAACTCTTCGGCAAGGGACGGGAAGAATTTGCAATGGCCGTTACCGGATACGTCGTTTCGATCGCGATCTTTTGCGATTCGGGATTCGTCATCCTCTCACCGCTCGCACGCGCGCTTTCAAAAGAAACGAAAAAATCGATGGTGTCGCTGAGCGTCGCGCTCGCAGGCGGCTTGGTCATCACGCACTCGCTCGTACCGCCGACGCCCGGTCCGCTCGGTGTCGCAGGAACGTTCGGAATCGATGTCGGTAATTTTTTACTGCTCGGACTCGTCGTATCCATCCCGATGACGCTCGCGGTTATGTTTTACGGCAAATGGCTCGGTAAAAAGATTTATCAGATCCCGGGAGACAAAGAAGGCGAATGGCAGCGTCCGCCATATCAAAAACCGCAATACGATACAAACGGCGGTGCGAACGCGAAAAAACTGCCGAACGCATTTGTCTCGTTCATGCCCATCGTCCTGCCGGTCGTACTCATTTTATTAAATACGGTTCTTTCCGCATTGAAAGCGACGGGACCGATCGCGACGTTCTTTTTCGTCGTCGGTACGCCGATTTTCGCGGTGCTGATCGGAACGCTGCTTGCGATCTTTACGCTGACGCGCGGGCAAAGCAGAGAGTCCGTTATCAACACGCTTGAGGCGAGCATCAAAAGTGCAGGCATCATCATACTCGTAACCGGCGGCGGCGGCGCGCTCGGACAGGTTATCAAAGATGCGGGCGTCGGAAATTACATCGCACAGGGAATCGCTGCGACGCACATTCCCGTCATCCTCCTGCCCTTTATCATCGCGACGCTCGTGCGCTTCGTACAAGGTTCGGGTACCGTCGCTATGATCACCGCTGCGGGAATCACCGCTCCGATCGTTGCGGCCTCAGGCGGCAATATGGTACTCGGCGCGCTCGCGGCGACGGTCGGCTCGCTCTTCTTTTCGTACTTCAATGACAGCTTCTATTGGGTCGTAAACCGTTTGAGCGGCATCACCGATACGAAAGAGCAGATCCGCGTGTGGTCGATTTCAACGACGATCGCATGGGCGGTCGGCTTTGCCGCCCTGCTCATACTCGATATCTTTATGTGATTTTTCAATGCACAAACCCGTAATCGCACATACGCACTTACGGGTTTGCATTCTTTCGCTTACACCGTGCCGTTCAAAAATCGTATAGCATAAAACGTATATAAAGACACCGCAACGTTCAACGCTTCTTCGTCGATATCGAACATCGAATCGTGATGAGCGGCGATCGTTTCTTTTTTTTCGGGATTTCCGGTTCCGACATAGGCGTAGACTCCGGGCACTTTAATAATATATTCGGCAAAGTCGTCGCCTCCGAGAGAGGGCTTTCGCTGCGTAATCACTTTATCGCTTCCGAAAATATCGGATGCGAGACGCTGCACTTCGAGAGCCGCTTCGCGGCTGTTGATAAGCGGAGACGTAAAATCTTTCCATTCGATTTTCACCGTCCCGCCGAACGACGAAGCGATATTCGACGCGAGCGTTTCAAGCTGCCCCTTTACCGCTTTTCTCGTCTCCGGAGTGAGCGCGCGGATCGTCCCTTCGAGTTCCGCTTTTTGCGCGACTATATTGTATGCATCCCCCGCCGTAAGCTTTCCGACGCCGATGAGCACGTTGTCCATCGGAGAAGTACGCCTCGTAACGAGCGCCTGCAGAGCGACGACGATGTGACTTGCAATATAGACGGCATCGACTCCGAGTTCGGGCGTCGATACGTGCGCGGGATAGCCTTGCACGCTTATTTTAAACCAATCGACGCTCGCGTTATTCGGTCCTTCCATTGCGACAACGGAACCGACGGGAACGTTTGAGGCCGCATGGATGCCGAACGTGCGGTCGGCTCCGTCGAGGAAGCCGCCGTCGACGAAGATGCGCGCGCCGTATCCGATCTCTTCACCCGCCTGAAAGGTCAAGCGCACCGTACCGCCGAAGGCATCGGTATGAGAAGCCAAAATACGCGCGGCACCGATGAGAGAAGCCGTATGCGCATCATGTCCGCATGCATGCATTTTTCCCGGAACGGTCGACATGTATTCGCAAGCGTGCGTTTCCTGAATCGGAAGCGCGTCGATGTCTGCTCGGAGCACTATCGTCTTTTTACCCGGCTTCGTTCCCCTGATTTCGGCATACACACCCGTTTCGCCGACTCTCTTATGCGCGATGCCGACGGCGTCGAGTTCGTCTTCGATCTTTTTTGCGGTATTGAATTCTTCCCGTGCGATTTCAGGATGCATGTGGAAGTACCGCCGCAAACCGACGACATACCGATGATCGTTTTGTATTTCAGCCGTCAAGTGCTTTTCGACTTCATCCATACGCGTATTCTTTTTACCAACGGACTGCAGCGTCGACTTTTTTTACCGTCGCTGCTGCCGTATTCGCATCGATCGTACCGTATGCAAATGCCGGAAAATACGATTCTTTGTACTTTGAAAGAATATATTCGGCAACCGTCTGCGATTGATAGGCTTTCACAATCTTCGCATAGAGCGCGTTGTCTTTATCTTTCGTGCGGGCGACGATGACGTTGACGTAGGGATTGTCGCCCGAAGAAGACTGCTTTTCGATTATCAATCCGTCGCGCGAGGGAACGAAGCCCGCCGGAATCGCATAGGTGCCGTTGATCGTCGCACCCGCATAATCGTTCAGCGTCTGCGGCAGCGTATTTGCGGTCTGCGGCACGACTTCGACGTTGTACACGAGCTTCGTAATATCCTTCATTTCGGGCGTATAGCCCGCGGCGGGGTTCACTTCGATAAAGCCCGCCGTTTCAAGCAGTTTGATACCGCGGCTCAAATTCGTTCCGTCGCTCGGGATGGCAAGACGAAGCGCGTTTTTCCGAACCGCCTTCGTTCCGTTCATACCGGCGGCTTTTTTGATATCGTCGACGCTTTTGTATTTTTTCGAATACAGCGTCAGCGGCGCGATGAGCGTATCGCCGACAGCCGTAATTTTATAGCCGTTTTTCGACGCATCGTTATTGAGATAGGCTTTGTGTTGAAATGCGTTGAGATGGATGTCTCCGGAATTGAGCGCTTCGTTCGGAAGATTGTACGCGCTGAATTCGACGAGCCGGATTTTGATACCTGATTTTTCGCTGTCGAGCACATACTGCACGGCTTTCCACTGATCGTTTGACGATCCGCATACGCCGACTTTTACCGTCGCCGCGCCCTTCTTTTGCGCAAAAGCGCCGCCTGCAATCAAAGCGCCTGCAAAAACGGCACTTACCAATTTCTTAATAATTTTCATACGATTCTCCTGTACATGCTATCGAACTGTCGAAAAAGTGAGCGACTTTTGAAACGGCCATCGTTTCCTTTGTTTTTCCGTTTCGCCCGATTCCGGAAAAACGATCAATAGTGTTTTTTAACGAGCTCGCGGTTCGTCGTCTTTTTTGCAAAAAACGAACCCGTAAACTGCAAAAGGCAGATAAACAGCAGCAGTACGACGATACACGCATAGATGATATCCTGATGATTCAATCCCTGTCCGTAATTGATTGCAAAATCGCCGAGCCCGCCCGCGCCGACGGCGCCCGCCATCGTCGTAAGGCCGACGAGAGAAATCGCCGTGATCGTCGTTACGCGAATGAGTTCCGGCACCGATTCGTGAAGATACACGCGGAAGATCAAACCGAACGTACCGCTTCCCATACTGCGCGCCGCTTCCGCCTTTCCGGGATCGACGTTTTCAAGGGCGGTTTCGACTTGGCGCGAAAAAAACGGCACCGTTCCGAAAATGAGCGGAATGATCGCACCCTTCACTCCGATGGCCGTTCCGACGAGCGCCCTCGTAAACGGAATCAAAAATACGAGGAGCACGACGAAAGGGATCGATCGGAATAAATTAATAAAAATACTGACGACCGTGTAAAAGGGCTTGTTTTCTTTTATGCCGTCTTTTTTGAACACGATAAGCAGTACGCCGAAAATCATACCGAACACGAACGAGATTGTACCCGATATGATAAACATTTGAAATGTCGACGCACAGTTGGCAAGAAATGTATACCAATAGGAATACAGGTTCGGTAACCATCGTTCCATAAATTCCATCATTTGCCTCCGTCGTGAATGATATTTTCAAACACTTTTACGTTTTTACTTCGGAAATACGAAAGAGCGGCGGCGACGTTTTGCGCATCCCCCTTTATTGCGGCGATAATCGCACCGAGAGGTTCGCCCTGAATGACATCGACGTTTGCAAGTACGATATTCAAATTGACGCCGAACTTTCTCGACACTTCCGAAATGAGCGCATCTCCGACGGCATCTTTTTCGAACTGCAATTTAACAAGCGTACCGCCGCCTTGCGTGCCGATAAGAGCACCGCCCGATGCGAGCATATCGATTTTTGAAAGAGAAGATTGAGACGCGATAAATTTCTTTGTAATCTCCTGAACGGGTGATGCAAAAATGGAATACACATCCCCTTCTTCGACCACGCGACCGTTTTCCATCACCGCAACTTTATGGCATATCGATTTGATAACCGACATTTCGTGCGTAATGAGAACGATCGTAAGATTTAATTTTTTATTGAGCTCTTTCAAAAGCGAAAGAATCGATTCGGTCGCTTCGGGATCGAGCGCACTCGTCGCTTCGTCCGAAAGCAGCACGCTCGGATTGTTTGCAAGAGCGCGCGCAACAGCTACGCGCTGCTTTTGTCCGCCTGAAAGCTGCGACGGATACGCAGCGGCTTTATCGGTGAGGCCGACGAGTTCGAGCAGTTCGAAAACACGGGAGCGGATTTCCTCTTTTGCAAGCCCCGAATACGCAAGCGGGTATGCCACATTTCCGAACACGGTCGAACGGTCGAGCAGATTGAAGTGCTGAAAAATCATGCCTATCTTTTTACGCACTTTTTTCATTTCGTGATTCGAAAGCCGTTTGAACTTTCCGCCTTCGTCCCGCGTGATGTCCGTTCCGTTTACCGAAATCGAACCGCTGTCGGGGACTTCGAGTAAATTGATACATCTGACGAGCGAAGATTTTCCCGCACCGGAATAGCCGATGATGCCGAAGATCTCGCCGTCGCGAATCCGAAGCGACACGTCTTTGATCGCTTCAACGCGTGCATCTTTGAGACGATACGTTTTGTTGACGTTTTGTAAGACAATCATAATAACACTAATAACCTACTAAAATACTAGTATATATAATTTCACAAGCACGGTCAACAGACCGCAGGCGAAAACGAAAAATCGCATACCTTCCGCGCCGCCGGATCGCTTAAAAAACTTGACTTTTGAAAATGACGATGTACAATATTATTATATTCAAAAACGGAGAAGCTATGAACAGTCTTACGGTGCTGCTCGAAAACACGCAGGCTGAACTGAAATCGGTTTCAGTCGAACACGGTCTTTCCCTTTTGCTCCGCGTCGACGATAAATCTTTTTTATTCGACACGGGCGCGACGGGCATCTTTACCGAAAACGCACGATTGATGAACGTCCCGCTCGACGACGTGGAGTGCGTCGTCATAAGTCACTCGCACTACGATCACGCAGGCGGTTTTGCCTCTTTTGTCGAAACATACCGCGTACGCGAACTCGTTACCGGTCCCGATTTTTTTCTTCCGAAATACAATTTTCTAAACGGTGCGTTTACGTACCTCGGCGCGAGTTTCGATAAAGCGCTGCTCGACAGCTGCGGTATCGCCCACAGAACATGCGACGGCTGCCTGCAGTTGAGCGATTCGCTGTACGCTTTTTCGGGGTTCGCCCGTACGCATGCATTCGAAACGATTCCCGAACGCTTCGTAAAAGGAGTCGTCGGCAATACCGTTCCCGATTTTTTCGACGACGAAGTCTGTCTCGTATACGACGGAGGCTCATCGCTTACGATCATCGTCGGCTGCTCGCATCCGGGTATACTCAATATGACGGCATCGGTAGCCGCACACTTCGACAAACCCGTATCCGCCGTCTACGGGGGATCGCATTTGGTCGAAGCCGACGACGAACGTATCCGAAAAACGATCGAAGAACTGCAAAAAAAAGGCGTACGAAAAACGGGGTTCTGTCACTGCAGCGGAAACCGCGTCCACGAAATCATCGCAGAGACGAACGCCGTAACCGACTGCCGCCTTGCGACCGGCAGTGTCGTCGTACTGTAATCGCAGAGCATTATCAAAATTATTAAACCGTATCGCATTTAATAATTTTGAAATATTTAATAAGCAGGAGGCTTTAAATGTCAGGTGCGTACATGTTGGCGGTTATTATCGTTGCGGTAATAGCCATGATTCTCGCGATCAGCAAATTGAAAATTCATCCGTTTATCGTGATGACGGTCATTGCGATCGCCGTCGGTTTGCTGTGCGGAATGAACACGGAAGACGTTATCGTCAAAGTAAAAACCGGTTTCGGGAACATTTTAGCGAGTATCGGTATCGTCATCCTCGCAGGTACGATCATCGGCACGATTCTCGAAAAGACGGGCGCGGCGCTGACGATGGCGAACACTATTTTGAAACTCGTCGGCAAAGAGCGGTCGGTTCTCACAATGGGATTGACGGGTTACGTAACGGGTATCCCCGTTTTTTGCGATTCGGGCTTCGTCATCCTCTCGCCGATCAGCCGCGCGCTTGCGGCGCAGTCGAACAAATCGCTTGCGGTTATGGCGACGGCGCTCAGCGCGGGTTTGTATGCGACACACTGTCTCGTCCCTCCGACGCCGGGCCCCATCGCAATGGCGGGCACGCTCAATGCGAACCTCGGTTTGGTCATCGGGATCGGTCTTTTGATCTCGCTGCCGGCAACCTTTATGGGTATCCTGTATGCAAACAAAGTAGCAGGCAAAATCGATATTCCGGCGAATCCCGAATATACGGTAGACGAGCTCGTAGAAAAATACGGCAAGCTTCCGGGTGCGCTGCATTCCTTCGCTCCGATCCTCGTACCGATCATCCTCATCGCGTTGAAGAGCATCGGCGATTTTCCGTCGCACCCCTTCGGTACCGGTGCCGTAAAGATGTGCTTTTCGTTTATCGGAAACCCTGTCATCGCGCTGCTCTTGGGTATCGTCCTTGCGACGACGCTCATTCCGAAATCGGAAAAAAAGAATACGCTTTCGTGGGTCACCGACGGAGTGACTAATTCGGCGGGCATCCTCGCGATCACCGGCGCAGGCGGCGCATTCGGCGAAATATTAAAATCGCTTCCGCTCGCGGATGCGTTGAGCTCCTCTCTTTTACAGATGCACGTCGGCGTTTTCCTGCCCTTCATCATCGCGGCGATTTTAAAATCCGCGATGGGCGCATCCACGGTCGCGATGATTTTGACTTCTGCAATGGTCGCGCCGCTCATGCCGGCTCTCGGCTTTACATCGGAAATCGGCAAAGTGCTCGTGATCATGGCGATAGGCGCGGGTTCGATGACGGTGAGCCACGCAAACGATTCGTACTTCTGGGTCGTTTCGCAGTTTTCCGACATGAACACGCAGCAGGCGTATAAGTGTCAAACGGGGGTAACGCTCGTACAGGGCATCACGACGATCATCGTCGTATTTATCGTTTCGTTATTCGTGCATTAATATTATTATGATGAAGGGGCTGTTGAAAAAGTAACCGTCTTTGAGACTGCCCCCTTCCGTGCAGATCTTATCGCAGCGCATCGATATTCGCTTTGCCCGGCAAAACGAAGGGCAGTACATCTTCCGCAGAATCGATTTCGATGCGCACTAAAAACGGCTTTCGTTCCCGCTTCGGAGAAAACGCTTTTTCGTACCACTTTTCATCTTCGGCCGCATCGACCGCCTCTATGCCGAAACCTCGTGCGATTTCAACAAAATCGACGCGATGAGAAAATTCGCTTGCAGCGTAGGTTCCGCCGAAAAGATATTTTTGCTGCTGATATACCATGCCGAGCGTACCGTTGTCGAAAACGATGACCGTCACCGCAAGGTTTTGCTCGGAAAGCGTTGCAAGCTCCTGAATGTTCATGAGGATGGAACCGTCGCCCGAAACACACACGACGCGGCATTCAGGGTGCGCGAGAGAGGCTCCGATTGCGGCGGGCAGTCCGAATCCCATCGTACCGAGCGAGCCCGACGTAAGAAATGTTCTCGGCTTTTCGACGGGATAATACTGAGCCGTCCACATTTGATGCTGACCGACATCCGTCGTAACGATGAGTTTGTCGCGCCTCATACCCGCTTTTTCAGCGAAAAGCGGAATCGAAGCGATACACTCGCGGGGATTGCCGTAGGACGATTTTTTTGCCGCACCGCAAAGGGGTGAAAACGTTTCCGTTTTTAGCTTTATGATCTTTTCAAGCCACACGGCGCGCGCTTCCGCGTTTTGCCAATTCGATGCGAAAAGCTCCTGCTTTCGGGACGCAAGCTGCACGAGGATCGGAAAGACGGATCCGACATCGGCGACAACCGAAATATCGGCGTCGATGATTTTATCGACTTCAGCCGCATCGACGTCGATGTGCACGACGCGCGCTTTCGGACAAAACTTCGACACGACGCCCGTCGCCCTGTCGTCGAAGCGGACACCCGCGGCGATGACGAGATCGGCATCGTGCATAGCGACGTTTGCCGCGTAAGAACCGTGCATACCGACCATGCCGGCAAACATTTCAAAAGAGGAAGGCACGCAGCCTATTCCCATAAGACTCGTCACTACCGGCAGACGATAACTTTTCAGAAATTTTTGCAGTTCTTTTGCCGCCGCTTCCGAATTACAGCCCCCTCCGCAAAAGAGTACCGGACGCCGAGCTTCGGCAAGCGCATCGGTTATGCGATCCATACTCGAAGCGTATTCGGACGGCGGCGTATGAAAGCGTATATCGTGTATCGTAACGGATGCGATATCGGGCCACGAATCGAATTCACACGAAGAAAGCTGTACGTCGCGCGGAACGTCGACGAGTACCGGACCCGGCCGCCCGTTCACCGCGATCGCAAAGGCTTCGGGAATCGCGACGAGCAGCTCTTTCGGAGATTTTACCATGATACTGTGCTTTGCAATCGGAAAGGAAAGGCCGAAAGTATCCGCCTCCTGAAACGCGTCGGTACCGATAAGGCTCGTATTCACCTGCCCCGTAATCGCAACGATCGGAACGGAATCGCTTCGGGCGTCGGCGACGGCGGTAAGGAGATTCATCGCACCCGGCCCGCTCGTCGCAAAACAAACGGCGGGCTTTCCGGTACTCCGCGCCATGCCCTGCGCGATAAAACCCGCAGCCTGTTCGTGACGGGCGAGCACATGGCGGATCGAACTTTTCGCAAGCGCGTCGTACAGCGGCAAAATCGAACCGCCGGGGATTCCCGCCGCGACGGTGATCCCTTCCGTTTCGAGCAGCTTGACGATTATTTCGCTTCCCGTCTTTTTCATAAACGTCGATTACAGTTCAAACTGATCGATCTGCGATTCGATCTTTTGTATGGCCTCTTTCATCCGCACCGAAATATTTTCCAACGCGGAACCGGTTTCGTTTATCTGCCGTGCGCCCGTCGCCATCTCATTTATGCCTTCTTTCATGCCGAACGCATTGTTTTGCAATTTATTGATTTCGATGAGAATCGATTTATTGCCGGACGCCATTTCGCGCGATGCGTTCTGTACGTTCGTCGTATTGTCGTTTACGACGCGCAGCGATGCATCTATCTGTTTCGAACCTTCATTCTGTTCCTCCATAGCCTGTTTGATATACAGCACGAACCGATTCGTAACATTCAATTCGTCGGAAACCGATTTGAACACTTCACTCAATTGGGCGGAAGCGCCGACGACGCTGCTGATCGCCTGCTGTACGTTGCTGAGTTCTTCGCCGATGCGCTTCGACTGAGTCGCGGAGGATTTCGACAATTTACGGATCTCATCCGCAACGACGGCAAAGCCCTTTCCCGCTTTACCCGCATGGGCGGCTTCGATGGACGCGTTCATCGCAAGCAGATTCGTTCGCGTTGCGATGTCCGCGATTATCGTATTCGCGTCCTGCAGCATATTGGATTGACTTTCGATCTGCTCGATGCGCGCGTTGACGTCGGTCTGTTTCATAAAACCGTCCTGCGCTTTATCGCGCAGCATTGAAAAGGATGTGACCATCTTATCGACCGATTGATTGACCGATGCGATACTGACGATCATCTCTTCGATCGCGGCAGACGCCTCGGTCACGCTGCTCGATTGATTTTGAATCATCTGTTCAAGCGAGTCGATATTCGTCGCTATTTCGTTGACGGCGCCGACAGTCTGCGCTACGCTCGCCTCCTGTTTGTCCATCTGAGTATGTATGCTGCCGATATTCGCAATGATCTGCGTGATCGCGCTCGACGTATCGTCCGCGCTGCCGGTCATATCTTCACCGGCCGTAACGAGCGTCGCTTTGCTTTCTTTTACGTCTTTAACGATCGCATACAGCTTTTGAATAAATTTATTAAATCCCGTGACGAGCAAGCCGATTTCGTCGTCCGACGGCGCGTCGATCTTGACGGCGAGATTTGCGTTTCCTTCCGACAGCGCGATAAACGCCTGCGACACTTTTTGAAGCGGCCGCATAACCAAACCGAACACGCGGTTTGCGATAATCGAAACGAGGATGACGAGCAATACGACGACCGCCGCGAGGATTTCGATCATCTTGATGCCGATCGTTTTTGCGAGCTCCGTTCTTGCTGAGGAAAAATTGCTTGCAAGCGCCCACATGCCTGCAGGCTTACCTGCGACATCGAAAACCGGCCAATAGATGACGTAGTACCGGCTCTTTCCGATCGTATCCATTTTGGCATAACTTTTGCCCCGCACGAGCACCGCTTCGGAGCAATCGTCACCGACCGCAGCGGCAAGTATGTCGTTTTTTTCGTCCGAGATCGTCGATGCGACCGCTTCCGTACCGTCGTAAAGCATGACGTCGCAGCCGAAGATTTTGTGCGCCTTTTTCAAAAAATCGGCGGACGATACGTTGAATCCCGAAACGATCGCTCCGATAACCCTTCGTTCGCTGTCGTATACGGGGCATCCCGCTCTGATCGCAAAACGAACAAGCACCGCCTTTTCATACGAATACGTCGCGCGGCCTCTGACCGCTTCCCTGACGGCGTTTTGATTGATGATGTTATCACCGAAGCGTTCCGAGTGTCCCCGCGCGATGATATTGCCTCGCGTGTCGGTTAAAACGATAAAATCGACATGCATCTGTCCGATGAGTTCGGCAAGGATTTTATACGCATCGGCGTGACTGCGGCTGCGAGCGGCTTGCACGACATCGGGACGACCTGCGATCGATGCGGCCGCTCCCTCCGCACGTGACCCGAAGTCGTCGAGCAAAAGCTGAAAACCCGCAACGCTCGCTTTCGTCGACTGCTCGTGCTGTGCGGTCAGTATGCGATAAAAGAAAACGGCAAGCGCAAGTCCGCAGACGATCGCTGTAAAAAAAACCGTGATCCTGTTGACGCTGCTGAGTTTGCGTACGAGAGACGATTGTTTTTTTA
This Treponema socranskii subsp. buccale DNA region includes the following protein-coding sequences:
- the pdxA gene encoding 4-hydroxythreonine-4-phosphate dehydrogenase PdxA, producing the protein MARPFIAIPIGDPAGIGPEIVAKAVADKDTCAAAKCVVIGDKKIMEGAIRITKVPLSIRCIENPEDGDYRENVLNLIDFDNIDMARFKIGKVDGMCGKAAYDYIEKSISLAMEHKVAAVATTPINKEALKAGGVPFIGHTEIFGALTHTSDPLTMFEVRGLRVFFLTRHVSLIEACKMVKKERIIDYVKRCLDALKKLGVTEGTMAVAGLNPHSGEHGLFGTEEVTDVTPAVEALQKEGYPVAGPVGADSVFHLALTGKFNSVLSLYHDQGHIATKTLDFERTISVTGGMPILRTSVDHGTAMDIAGTGKASAVSMIEAIRLAVKYSPNFING
- a CDS encoding GntP family permease, encoding MGDISGAQMLLGLGIGLLVLILLILKTKVHVFIALIIASCIIGLAGGMAPTAIAGTITKGFGGTLGGIGIIIGLGVMMGQIFEASGAAERMARVFLKLFGKGREEFAMAVTGYVVSIAIFCDSGFVILSPLARALSKETKKSMVSLSVALAGGLVITHSLVPPTPGPLGVAGTFGIDVGNFLLLGLVVSIPMTLAVMFYGKWLGKKIYQIPGDKEGEWQRPPYQKPQYDTNGGANAKKLPNAFVSFMPIVLPVVLILLNTVLSALKATGPIATFFFVVGTPIFAVLIGTLLAIFTLTRGQSRESVINTLEASIKSAGIIILVTGGGGALGQVIKDAGVGNYIAQGIAATHIPVILLPFIIATLVRFVQGSGTVAMITAAGITAPIVAASGGNMVLGALAATVGSLFFSYFNDSFYWVVNRLSGITDTKEQIRVWSISTTIAWAVGFAALLILDIFM
- a CDS encoding M20 metallopeptidase family protein, coding for MDEVEKHLTAEIQNDHRYVVGLRRYFHMHPEIAREEFNTAKKIEDELDAVGIAHKRVGETGVYAEIRGTKPGKKTIVLRADIDALPIQETHACEYMSTVPGKMHACGHDAHTASLIGAARILASHTDAFGGTVRLTFQAGEEIGYGARIFVDGGFLDGADRTFGIHAASNVPVGSVVAMEGPNNASVDWFKISVQGYPAHVSTPELGVDAVYIASHIVVALQALVTRRTSPMDNVLIGVGKLTAGDAYNIVAQKAELEGTIRALTPETRKAVKGQLETLASNIASSFGGTVKIEWKDFTSPLINSREAALEVQRLASDIFGSDKVITQRKPSLGGDDFAEYIIKVPGVYAYVGTGNPEKKETIAAHHDSMFDIDEEALNVAVSLYTFYAIRFLNGTV
- a CDS encoding MetQ/NlpA family ABC transporter substrate-binding protein, whose amino-acid sequence is MKIIKKLVSAVFAGALIAGGAFAQKKGAATVKVGVCGSSNDQWKAVQYVLDSEKSGIKIRLVEFSAYNLPNEALNSGDIHLNAFQHKAYLNNDASKNGYKITAVGDTLIAPLTLYSKKYKSVDDIKKAAGMNGTKAVRKNALRLAIPSDGTNLSRGIKLLETAGFIEVNPAAGYTPEMKDITKLVYNVEVVPQTANTLPQTLNDYAGATINGTYAIPAGFVPSRDGLIIEKQSSSGDNPYVNVIVARTKDKDNALYAKIVKAYQSQTVAEYILSKYKESYFPAFAYGTIDANTAAATVKKVDAAVRW
- a CDS encoding methionine ABC transporter permease; translated protein: MMEFMERWLPNLYSYWYTFLANCASTFQMFIISGTISFVFGMIFGVLLIVFKKDGIKENKPFYTVVSIFINLFRSIPFVVLLVFLIPFTRALVGTAIGVKGAIIPLIFGTVPFFSRQVETALENVDPGKAEAARSMGSGTFGLIFRVYLHESVPELIRVTTITAISLVGLTTMAGAVGAGGLGDFAINYGQGLNHQDIIYACIVVLLLFICLLQFTGSFFAKKTTNRELVKKHY
- a CDS encoding methionine ABC transporter ATP-binding protein → MIVLQNVNKTYRLKDARVEAIKDVSLRIRDGEIFGIIGYSGAGKSSLVRCINLLEVPDSGSISVNGTDITRDEGGKFKRLSNHEMKKVRKKIGMIFQHFNLLDRSTVFGNVAYPLAYSGLAKEEIRSRVFELLELVGLTDKAAAYPSQLSGGQKQRVAVARALANNPSVLLSDEATSALDPEATESILSLLKELNKKLNLTIVLITHEMSVIKSICHKVAVMENGRVVEEGDVYSIFASPVQEITKKFIASQSSLSKIDMLASGGALIGTQGGGTLVKLQFEKDAVGDALISEVSRKFGVNLNIVLANVDVIQGEPLGAIIAAIKGDAQNVAAALSYFRSKNVKVFENIIHDGGK